A window of the Lactuca sativa cultivar Salinas chromosome 5, Lsat_Salinas_v11, whole genome shotgun sequence genome harbors these coding sequences:
- the LOC111897894 gene encoding uncharacterized protein LOC111897894, with the protein MPSAKPFSAAAGMLRSRLTSALRQRGGDTTSRWTTPGHQERPNGYFLNRTPLPPGQSRKWEDWELPCYVTSFLTIVILGVGLNAKPDLTLETWARQKAIERLASQKQIVAVSTSDESD; encoded by the coding sequence ATGCCATCTGCGAAACCCTTCTCCGCCGCCGCAGGCATGCTACGATCACGGTTGACCTCCGCCCTCCGCCAACGAGGCGGTGATACGACTAGCCGATGGACTACCCCTGGCCACCAGGAGCGACCTAATGGCTACTTTCTAAACCGAACCCCTCTCCCACCCGGCCAGTCGAGGAAATGGGAAGATTGGGAGCTACCTTGTTACGTCACCAGCTTCCTAACAATCGTCATCCTCGGAGTCGGACTCAACGCCAAGCCTGATCTAACCCTAGAGACCTGGGCTCGCCAGAAAGCTATAGAACGGCTTGCATCTCAGAAACAGATAGTTGCGGTGTCCACATCTGACGAATCCGATTGA
- the LOC111897893 gene encoding exopolygalacturonase clone GBGE184, with translation MQNRTMTISLNSFSIQSATLILIFCSAIIQSESYTSSSIRLPHSHSRSPSVTVSVTEYGATGDGVHYDTEPIQSAIDACWSAGGGRVVFPPGNYLTATVFLKSGVVLEVQKNATVLGGTRLEDYPVEQNRWYVVLAEDAEDVGITGGGEINGQGLEFVLRFDERKNVMVSWNQTGACSGDECRPRLVGFIRSKNVRVWDIHLSEPAYWCLHLVQCDNTYIHDVSIYGDFNTPNNDGIDIDDSNNTVITRCNINTGDDAICPKTYDGPLYNLTATDSWIRTKSSAIKLGSASWFPFKGLLFNNITIVESHRGLGLQIRDGGNVSDIVFSNINISTRYYDPSWWGRAEPIYVTTCPRDNTSKTSSISNLLFVNITANSENGIFLSGSENGVLSNLKFLNVNLNYKRWTSYEDGLVDYRPGCQGLVNHSSAGIIMEHIDGLEVENVNMRWLGDRVRKWNNPLDFRPSSVDNISLMNFHSISFKQ, from the exons ATGCAAAACAGAACAATGACAATTTCTCTGAATTCTTTCTCTATTCAATCAGCAACTTTAATCTTAATTTTCTGTAGTGCAATCATCCAATCGGAATCGTACACTTCATCATCAATCCGTCTTCCTCACTCTCACTCTAGATCTCCCTCTGTTACTGTCTCCGTCACCGAATATGGCGCCACCGGCGATGGGGTCCACTACGACACCGAACCTATTCAGTCCGCAATCGACGCCTGTTGGTCTGCTGGAGGTGGTCGAGTTGTCTTCCCGCCGGGGAATTACTTGACGGCGACTGTGTTCCTGAAGTCCGGAGTGGTGTTGGAGGTACAGAAAAACGCGACGGTGTTGGGAGGGACTAGGTTGGAGGATTATCCGGTGGAGCAAAACAGATGGTATGTGGTATTGGCGGAGGATGCGGAGGATGTCGGAATCACCGGCGGCGGTGAGATCAATGGCCAAGGGTTGGAGTTCGTTTTGAGGTTTGATGAGAGGAAGAATGTGATGGTGAGCTGGAATCAAACCGGAGCATGTTCCGGTGATGAATGTAGGCCGAGATTGGTCGGCTTCATCAGATCCAAAAATGTTAGGGTTTGGGATATTCATTTGTCCGAGCCTGCTTATTGGTG TTTGCATTTGGTGCAATGTGATAACACATACATTCATGATGTTTCAATCTACGGAGATTtcaataccccaaacaacgatGGAATCGACATAGACGATTCAAACAACACTGTGATCACAAGGTGCAACATCAACACCGGAGATGATGCCATCTGCCCAAAAACATACGATGGTCCTCTATACAATCTCACAGCCACAGATTCCTGGATTCGAACCAAATCCTCTGCAATCAAACTTGGTAGCGCTAGTTGGTTCCCATTCAAAGGCCTTCTCTTCAACAACATCACCATAGTCGAATCTCATAGAGGTCTTGGATTACAAATACGCGATGGAG GAAATGTGAGTGACATAGTTTTTTCGAACATAAATATAAGTACAAGATACTATGATCCATCATGGTGGGGTAGGGCAGAGCCGATATACGTGACAACATGCCCAAGAGATAACACTTCAAAGACGAGTTCAATCTCGAATCTGCTTTTTGTTAATATAACAGCTAATTCagaaaacgggatttttttatcAGGGTCTGAAAATGGTGTTCTTAGCAACTTGAAGTTCTTGAATGTGAACCTTAATTATAAAAGATGGACTAGTTATGAAGATGGATTGGTTGATTACAGACCTGGATGTCAAGGGTTGGTGAATCATAGCTCAGCTGGGATCATAATGGAACACATTGATGGTTTGGAGGTAGAAAATGTAAATATGAGATGGTTAGGGGATCGTGTGAGGAAATGGAATAACCCTTTGGATTTTAGGCCTTCGAGTGTAGATAATATTTCTCTCATGAATTTTCATTCGATTTCATTTAAACAGTAA